The following coding sequences are from one Bufo bufo chromosome 2, aBufBuf1.1, whole genome shotgun sequence window:
- the LOC120991133 gene encoding gastrula zinc finger protein XlCGF26.1-like: MGNFMVSPDYKAEDEDIMQHPSGESLNVLLGLHSTDLSYNTPNNEEPSPSQSQIVTISTGQKGLQRGKRFRKSSVLSTDRRIHTGEKPYSCPECGKCFKQKSHLITHERIHTGAKPYPCSECGKCFRQTSSLGRHKRIHTGEKPYFCSECGKSFIVKSNLIEHERIHTGAKPYSCLKCGKCFIDKSRLSKHERIHTRAKPYSCSECGVCFIDKSRLSKHQWIHTGAKPFSCSECGKCFIYKSRLSIHKRIHTGAKPYSCSECGKCFIRKSILVRHEKIHTGEKPYSCSECGKCFIYKSHLISHARIHTGAKPYSCSECGKCFIRKSILVRHEKIHTGENPYSCSECGKCFIWKSHLISHERIHTGAKPYSCSECWMCFTEKSSLVKHEKIHTGEKPYSCSECGKCFIWKSEFIRHERIHTGEKPYSCSECGMCFTEKSSLVKHKKIHTGEKPYSCSECGKCFMRKSQLISHDRIHTGTKPYSCSECGMCFTEKSSLVMHKKIHTGEKPYSCSECGKCFIRKSQLINHERIHTGEKPYSCSECGKCFTEKSTLLKHHRRHTEAKPFSNVGTY; encoded by the coding sequence ATGGGGAATTTCATGGTATCACCGGATTATAAAGCAGAAGATGAAGATATCATGCAGCATCCTTCAGGAGAAAGCTTGAATGTGCTTCTAGGACTTCATAGTACAGATCTCTCGTATAATACCCCTAATAATGAGGAACCTTCCCCTAGCCAGTCACAAATTGTTACTATAAGTACAGGTCAGAAAGGGCTTCAGCGTGGGAAACGGTTCCGTAAAAGCTCAGTTCTTTCTACAGacagaagaattcacacaggagagaaaccatattcatgtccagaatgtggaaaatgttttaaacaGAAATCACATCTCATTACACATGAAAGAATTCACACTGGAGCAAAAccatatccatgttcagaatgtggaaaatgtttcagaCAAACATCAAGTCTTGGtagacataagagaattcacacaggagagaagccatatttctgctcagaatgtgggaagagtTTTATAGTTAAATCAAATCTTATtgaacatgagagaattcacacaggagcaaAACCATATTCCTGTttaaaatgtgggaaatgttttatagatAAATCACGTCTTagtaaacatgagagaattcacaccagAGCAAAaccatattcgtgttcagaatgtggagtaTGTTTTATAGATAAATCACGTCTTAGTAAACATCAGTGGATTCACACCGGAGCAAAACCattttcctgttcagaatgtgggaaatgttttatatatAAATCACGTCTTAGTatacataagagaattcacaccggagcaaaaccatattcatgttcagaatgtgggaaatgttttatacggaaatcaattcttgttagacatgagaaaattcacacaggagagaagccatattcatgttcagaatgtgggaaatgttttatatatAAATCACATCTTATTAGCCAtgcgagaattcacacaggagcaaaaccatattcatgttcagaatgtggaaaatgttttatacggaaatcaattcttgttagacatgaaaaaattcacacaggagagaatccatattcatgttcagaatgtgggaaatgttttatatgGAAATCACATCTTATTAGTcacgagagaattcacacaggagcaaaaccatattcatgttcagaatgctgGATGTGTTTCACTgaaaaatcaagtcttgttaaacatgagaaaattcacacaggagagaagccatattcatgttcagaatgtgggaaatgttttatatgGAAATCAGAATTTATTcgccatgagagaattcacacaggagagaagccatattcatgttccgaATGTGGGATGTGTTTCACAgaaaaatcaagtcttgttaaacataagaaaattcatacaggagagaagccatattcatgttcagaatgtgggaaatgttttatgcgGAAATCACAACTTATTAGCCATGATAGAATTCACACAGGAacaaaaccatattcatgttcagaatgtgggatgtGTTTCACAgaaaaatcaagtcttgttatgcataagaaaattcacacaggagagaagccatattcatgttcagaatgtgggaaatgttttatacgGAAATCACAACTTATTaaccatgagagaattcacacaggagagaagccatattcatgttcagaatgtgggaaatgttttacagagaaatcaactCTTCTTAAGCATCATAGACGTCACACGGAAGCTAAACCTTTTTCAAATGTTGGAACATACTAG